The sequence GTCGACCCAGGTGGACTCGTGCGCCAGCGCTTCGCCGAGCTTCGGCCGGCGGGACACCACGCGGGAACGGAGCAGCACGTTGCTGCCGTCCCAGTGCACGCGGTAGGCATGCTTGCCCGGACGCAGCGCGACTCGCACTTCGTTCTCGGTGCCCACGTGCTCGCCCGAGGGGAGCAGGCGTGGACGGCGGTCCTCGGGCAGCGCCACGTCGGACGCGCCCTCCACCCAGGCCGGCTCGGGTGCCACGTCTGCGAGCGCCAGCGTCGCGCCCTCGCTGCGCACCTCCACCGCGATGGGCGGCGTCTGCGTGCCGTGCAGCACCGGACGCACCTCCAGCACGAGCACGCCGGGACCTTCCAGCTCCACGGCCCAGCTCCCGGTGCCCTCCTCGGGGCGCACCCAGGGCGCGTTCATTCCCTCCAGCGACACCTCCGCGCCGGGCGGACGGGGCCAGGAGACGCGCAGGCTCGCGCCGCGCAGTGGCGACACCTGCGTCCATTCTCGCAGTGCCTCGGCTTTGCGCCAGTCTCGCAGGGCGGTGCGCAGCGGCGCATTCTCCGGCACGCCTTCCGCGAGCGTGGCCTCCAGCTCCGCGTCCAACTCCAGTCGCGTGCGCAGCGACGCCTGGAAGGGCAGCGGCGGGCGAGGGCCCTGGCCATCCACCCAGCGCAGCAGCGCCTCGCGCATGGCCTCGTCGGTGTGCGTCGTCTCGTAGGGCTGGGGCCGCTCCACCCAGATGCGGCCGGGCTTCGTGGCCGTCACCACCCAGATGCTGCCCGGACCCATCGGCTCGGCGAGGTACCAGCGGCCGGGCTTCTCCGGCACGCCTTCCTCCTCCAGTCTCAGGTGCGGCCCCTGCGCGTCCGTCGCCACGGGCACACGCACGAAGCGCAGCGTGCCGGGCGTCCCCGTGACTCGCGCCACATCCAACGGGCCGAGCCACAGCGCGGCGGCGCGCTCGGGGCCCACCTGCACGGCGCCCGTCACCTGGGGCACGCCATCAGGCACATACGGTGCGGCGGCGCGCACGTCGGCGGGCGGCACGGGAGCGCGCACCGGGCGCAGCTCCCAGCTCAGCCCCTCCACGGAGCGAAGCGTCTCCGACGGAGATGCGGCGAGCACGGCCATGGGCAGCATGGCGAGCAGTCCCGCCAGCGAGACGAGTCGTGTGCGGCATCGAAGCGGAGACATCGGCGCTCAGTCCTCCAAGGGTGCGAACAACACGTGGCCCAGCGTCGCCAGCCGCTCTCCCGTGGAGAGGGACTTGCGCGCCTGGGCCGACAACTCGAGGTGGAGGAAGTGCGCGCAATCGTACGCCTGCAGCAGTCGACCCTGAGCGTTCTGCGTCCCGCCCAGCACCTGCGTCCCTTCCGGGTACAGGCGCGCCCCTTCGCCCCAGAACTTCACCAGCCGCTTCGTCACCTGACGGGCCCAGGTCGTGGGCTCTCGCGTGCCGGAGCTGACCACTGCAACCAGGGACTTCTCTCGCCGTCCCTCGTCCGTCTTCGCGGTGCCGAAGCCGTGGAGCTGCACGACTCGCGGCGCGGACAGCGAGCGGGCCACCAGGTCCGTCACCTCCTGGAAGAGGTGGTCCGGGTTGTGCGCGACGTCCGCCGGGTGCTCCGGGTCCTCGGGCGTCTCGCCCGGGTTGCCGTGATAGCGGTGCGCGGTGGCCGTCATGAAGACGCGAGGGCGCTGCCCCCTGGACCCGCAGGAGAAGACGCCCACGCCGATGCCCTCGGTGCCCTTGTCGAACCAGGGATGGGGCACCTGCACGACGTCATCCGTCGCGTGGCCGGTGCGGATGACGTAGGCGCCCGCGCCACGAAGTCGTTCGGGCTTCTCGCGCAGCACCCAGAAGGTGTCCTGCTTCCCCTGCCAGACCTCCAGGCGGAAGCCCACGGAGGAGGCGAGCTTCTCCGCGCTGGCGGGCGGAGTCGTCGTCTCCGGCGCGGCCTTCAGCAGCGCGGGGAGCAGCTTCGCGAAGGCGGTCCGCTCCTCCAGCGTGGTGGGGTGGAACTTCACGTCGGCCAACTTCGGCCACAGCCCGGCGAAGCGCGCGTCGGGGACACAGCCCTTCATTGCGCGGACCGGAGAGGTGCTGTCGTCTGCTTCGTTCGCTGACGACGCCGTGCCGTCCGAGTCGGAGTCCTCGTTGTCGGCTTCCTCGTCCTGCTCTTTCGAATCGCGCGGGGAGCTTGCGTGTCGGCTGCGCGTCGGCCGCGGTTGCGTGCTCGACTCACCGAGCGGGGCTTGGGGCCTCGATGTCTGCTCCGATGTCGCTCGAGACGGGCTCGTGACGCCGGGCGAAGCTCGAGGCGCGGATGGCTGTATGGGCTCGGACATGGGCGTGGACACCGGATGGGTCGCGGGCCGGTCGACGGGCTCGGACGCAAGGGCGAGCGGCGCCAGTCCGGGCGCCACCAGTGCTCCCGCCGCCAGCCATCTCGCGGCCCCTCGGAACAGGCAGCGGCTCACAGCGCGTCCTCCAGCTCCCAGCCCGTGCGGTTCCACTCCTGCGCGGACTGCTCGCTGTCGGCATGGCCGAACATGAAGAAGCGCGCCCACAGCGGCGAGTTCCCCATGCCCTGCGGCACCACGCGCACGTGGTGAAGGCCCGGCGCCAGGTCCTCACCCAGCGTCACCGACACGGTGCGCGAGTACCACCGCACCTGCGGACGTCCCACGGGCGTGGCCGGCGCACGCGTCGACGCGGGCAGCGGCAGCACACGCGACGCACGGGTGATGCGGGGCAGCAGCACGCCGCTGCGGCGAAGCGGCTGGCCATTGTCCAACGTCACCGACAGCCGCTGCTGCGGACCACTCTCCGGCTGCTGCGTGTAGACGACGATGTTCACCGTGACGGCGCCCGCGCCCGGCTTGCGCACCGGCACGCTCAAGCCCTCGCCACCCATCCGGTACACGGTGCGAGCTCCCAGCCCGCTGCCTGCCACCGGAGGACGGTTGAGCGTGGCGGTCAGTCCTTCAGCCGACGTGCGCAGCATCACCTCGTGCTCACCCGGCGGCAGCGGCGGCAGCAATTCACGCGCTCGGGTGGAGCGCAGCGTCCAGCGGTGTACCGGCTCGCCGTCCAGCACCACCTCCACCTCGCTGCCCAGCCCAGTGGCGTCCTCCAATGACAGACGCAATTCCGGACGAGACGGCGAGCGCGCATCGAAGCGCGTGCGCACCGCGCGCCCCGGCATCAGCAGCGTGGACAGCGCGCGAGTGGCGTCGGCCATACCCTGCACCGGCTCCAGCACCTCCTGCGTGTCGGGGCCGCCCAGCGGCGCGAGCACCACCGTGGTGCCCGAGGGCGCGGACACCGTCTCCAATCCTTCTGGCTCCAGGCGCACCTGGCTCAGCAGCTCCAGCCGGGCCCCACGGCGAGTCAATGCCGTCACATTGGCCGGGCGCAGCGGGTACCAGTTCCGCTTGTCGAGCGGAGCATTGCGCCATCGCACTCCTTGGAGGCCCTCGTCGAGATAGGGCGCCAGTCCCGCCATGCCGCCCTGGGGTTGCAGGAACGTGGAGAGGGACACCGCCGTCGGCTTCGACGCCTGCACGCGCACCTTGCGAGCCCCAGCCGGCAGGAACACACGCGCACTGGTGGGCACGGACACCGGCATGGGCCGGTCCGTCACTTCACCGCTGACCGCGTTCGTCGCGGCCGTGCGAGCCTCCGCGCACGGCAGCAACTGTCCGGGCACTCGTGGCACGTCCGCGCTCTCGAAGGCCGCGGGCTGTGCCCCCACGTCGGTGCGCGCCTGGCCCATCACCTTGCCGCGCGCATCCAATACCGTGAGCACCAGGTCCGACGGCTTCTCGTCCTCGGCCCCGGTGACGCCGAGCCGCCGCGCGTCCAGCCGCAGCAGCCGCCCCGCGGCGTCCATGTTGGCGTCCACCTCCAGCTCCAGCGTGGAGCAGCCAGGGCCGGTGACGAAGGCCTCGGTGCGGCGCGTGTCGGGGAGCCAGGCGATGCGCGAGTCGGGCTGCGTCGTGGGACGCAACGCTTCCGGAGCGAGCCACGCACCCGCGGGCCCCTCCACCGTGTAGCGCAGGTCCTCCTTGCCCGCGTTGTGGATGGAGAGCGTGTGCATGCCCTCCGGCACGTCGAGCACGTGGGACACCGGCGCTCCGCTGCTCAGTGCGGGCAAATCCCAGGTGCGCTCCGCGCCGGTGGGGCCCAGCGCGCGGACCGTCACGGGGCCCGCGGGCGTGGGTGTTCCGCCCTCGGTGTCCGGCGAGGTGCTCCACAGCCACAGCACCGCCTGCGTGGGGCCCCGGACGTTGAGGGCCACCGAGCTGCCGGCGCCCAGCCGCTCCTGTTCGGACTCGGCCACCTCGACCAGCGGCAGGCGGAACGGCGTGCGGTAGACGGGCTCGATGAAGTAGTCGGTGCCGGCCTCGCCCTCCGCGCTCAGCCGCTCCCACTTCTCCTCCGTCAGCTTGTGCCGCGTCTCGGCGGAGAGCTTCTCGAAGGGGAGGAAGGTGGTGCGCTCCACGCGTTGTTCCGCGCGCTGGTCCTCCGCGCGCTGCGACGTCAGCAGTGGCAGCCGCCGCTGGGTGCGGACGTATACGCGTACCAGCAGCGTGCCGTGCGTGCCGGCGGGCCTGAAGTACATCACCGCCGGCTCCGGACGCGGCGGTGGCGGCAGGCGCACGAGGAACTCGCGCTCGTCCGTCACCTGGACGTTGGGGTCCGTGGCGAAGGCGCTCTCCTGCAGCCAGGTGCCGTCCTCCTGCGGCTGGGCCTTGCTCTGCCGCGTGCGTGTGAAGAGGGACTTCTCCAGCAGGACCTGGTCCGGGCCGCGCAAGAGCAGCTTGAGGCCGTACTGGTACTGGCGCTCGGGGGCGTACGTGGTGCCCTCGGGCAGCATCAGGTGCGTGACGACGCGGAGCTCCTCGGCGTCGGAGGGCACCTTCAAGCGCATCTCCCGGCCCGGCTCCAACCGGTAGAAGACGAGCCGCTCGGCGCGAGCGAACTTGTCGTCGCGCAGCGCGGCGGTGGAGCCCGCGCTCTTCACCACGCTCGCGCTCGCGGCGTAGATGAGCCCCAGCGTGACGAGCAGACCCGCGAGTGCCAGCAGGGCCCGGGACTTCGTCTTCATCGGCCTCCCTCCGAGGACGTCAGCTCTCCGGTGAGCACCACCGGCTGCCGGTGGCGCAGGGCTTCGTCCACGGCCTCCTCCAGTCCGCTGACGCCCGCCACCAGCTCCAGGCGTTTCAGAGGCGATGGATGCTGCTGGAGGAAGTACACGCCGCGCAGCACGTGCCGTCCCTGGCGTGCCTCCACCAACAGCCAGGGCAACCCGTGCGCCGCGCTGTACCCGGCGCGCACCGACTGCGTCACCGCGCCGGAGCGGCCCGCGCGGGCCAACATCCGCAGTTCATGCACGTTCTGCTGCAACACGTACCGCTCCGCGCTCGCGGTCAGCGCGGCGAAGCGCTCCTGCAACGCCGCGGGCACGGGACGCGACGTCACTTGCAGCCCGGGTTTCAAGAGCGCCTGCCCGGGAGAGTCTTCGCCAGGCGCCGGCTTCACGAGGCCCGCCAGTGCGAGCTCCGACGCGACGAGGCGCGGGCCGACGAAGGCGCCGCGCAGCGGCTCGGACAGCCACAGCGTGGCGACGTGTGCACCGCCGAAGGTGCGTGAGAAGGCCGCCTGCGGGCTCGCGTCCGACAGGCCCGCCAGCTCCGGCGCGCCGTCGTGGTAGCGCACGCGCGAGGAGAGCCAGCCCAGCGGTCCGCTCTTCGCGAGCAGCCGCTCCAACTCCTGCGGACGCTGTTGTGGCTGGAGCACCGGGCCGCCCACGTCCACCAGCACGTCGGCATTCACGGCGGGCCGGCCCGAGTAGCCGCGCACCTGGAGGATGAGGCCGGTGTGCTCGGGCAGCGCCCGGTGCACGGCTTGATGGAAGGCTTGGAAGGTGGTGCGCAGGTAGCCCTGAGTGGCGGGGTGGAGCGCGTCCGGCGAGGCGCCCGGCGTGGCCACCACCAGTGCGCGTGCGCGGGCCTCCTGCCACGCCTCCAGCGCCACGGCCAGCGTGCCTTGCTCGCGGTCCGGCGCGGGCACTCCGAGGGCCAGCGTCCCCGAGCCCGGTCGCACCAGCAGCGTCGCGCCCGCGCGGCCGGTGTGGCCCTCCTCGTCCGTCACCCACCAGCACGGGCCGTTGTCGGCACAGCCTTCGATGGGGCGCACGTCCATGCCCATGAGGCGCGCCATGGCCCGTGCCCAGCGCGCGCGCAGCGGCTCCGGCAGCGAATCGCCACCACCGCCGAGGAGCGGCGCGGCCACCTGCTGCTCCAGCACCAGCAACTCCGCGTCGGTGGGCTGCGGCGCGGCGCCCTCCGCGTAGGGCGCGGACTCCGGAGGCGACAGCAGCGCGGCCCGGGCCTGCGCCTGGGTGAGGGGCGCGGGCAGCTCCGGCAGTCCCTCCAGCGCGAGCATGGCCAGGTCGTGCGGGTGCGCGCGCAGCACGCTCACTCGCGCCTCACCCCAGGCCTGGCCGGGCTCGGGCGGGGCCGTGTCCGTCACCGTCGCGCCGGGCCACAGCGACTCCAACGCGCCGGGCACCCGGGCACCCGGCACGTGGAGCCATGTCTTGCCAGGCGTCAGTGTCGCGTCGGCGCGCACCTGGACGCGCTCGCTCGAAGAGAGCGCGGAGTGCGCGTTGTGCAGAGGCGCATCCGGCTCGAGGAGTGCGTCACCGGTGCGCAGGCCGGCGCCCACCGTGTCCACGCCGCTGGCGATGATGGCGCGGCAGCGCACGTGCTCGCAGAGGGTGGCGGCGGCCTCGGCGCTCGGGGCTTCCGTCAGCGGACGGGGCACCTCCAGCACGGGGCCGGGCGCGCCCGGAATCAGCACGGCGGTGTCCCAGCCCTGCTTCCCTTCCACGCGCTCTCGCTCCACCAGGGCGAAGCGCTTGGGTGCTCCAGCGGACGCGTCCGGCAGCGAGCGCAATTCCAAGCCCAACGCCTGCGCGCGCTCGCGCACCACGCGCTCCGTCTCCACGCCGCCTGACTCCAGCCACGCGCCCACCGCACGCCACAGCGCGCCGTACTGGCGCAGTTCGCCGTTGCGGCGGCGCAGCGGAACACCGCTGGCGTCGTTCTCCCGCGTGGTGGCGCGCGCCAGGGCCATGACGCCCAGGGGACTCTTGTCCAGCCCCAGCC comes from Pyxidicoccus parkwaysis and encodes:
- a CDS encoding poly-gamma-glutamate biosynthesis protein PgsC/CapC, with translation MALFSTLTLFPAYSLDTSILAAVLVGVLILALLTESFGWVFVGLVVPGYLASVFVIHPEAGVTVVAEALITYALALGLSAGISRTGAWSEFFGRDRFFAIVLASVLVRALSEAVLLPHVGRWIDARWGTSFALDRSLHSIGLVLVPLTANAFWKLKLRRGLWQVGVPVVLTYALLRFVLLPATNLSFSSLELMYEDVAQDFLASPKAYIILLTTALLAARFNLNYGWDFNGILVPALLALTWLEPAKLVATLLEVLLLVGGTRALLAMPGLRTLNLEGPRKTVLVFCLGFLVKWCIGWALGGRVPGLKVTDLFGFGYLVPTLLAVKILQKQAVARVMLATVHTSLAGFLVGSLVGFGLSLVEPRPATALPVEPLTTRAQGLGLDKSPLGVMALARATTRENDASGVPLRRRNGELRQYGALWRAVGAWLESGGVETERVVRERAQALGLELRSLPDASAGAPKRFALVERERVEGKQGWDTAVLIPGAPGPVLEVPRPLTEAPSAEAAATLCEHVRCRAIIASGVDTVGAGLRTGDALLEPDAPLHNAHSALSSSERVQVRADATLTPGKTWLHVPGARVPGALESLWPGATVTDTAPPEPGQAWGEARVSVLRAHPHDLAMLALEGLPELPAPLTQAQARAALLSPPESAPYAEGAAPQPTDAELLVLEQQVAAPLLGGGGDSLPEPLRARWARAMARLMGMDVRPIEGCADNGPCWWVTDEEGHTGRAGATLLVRPGSGTLALGVPAPDREQGTLAVALEAWQEARARALVVATPGASPDALHPATQGYLRTTFQAFHQAVHRALPEHTGLILQVRGYSGRPAVNADVLVDVGGPVLQPQQRPQELERLLAKSGPLGWLSSRVRYHDGAPELAGLSDASPQAAFSRTFGGAHVATLWLSEPLRGAFVGPRLVASELALAGLVKPAPGEDSPGQALLKPGLQVTSRPVPAALQERFAALTASAERYVLQQNVHELRMLARAGRSGAVTQSVRAGYSAAHGLPWLLVEARQGRHVLRGVYFLQQHPSPLKRLELVAGVSGLEEAVDEALRHRQPVVLTGELTSSEGGR